A part of Chanos chanos chromosome 9, fChaCha1.1, whole genome shotgun sequence genomic DNA contains:
- the LOC115821651 gene encoding tripartite motif-containing protein 35-like, protein MASKGKTEEDLTCPVCCDIYTHPVILSCSHSVCKDCLQQFWKIKGFQECPVCRRKNIIDPPVNLALKNLCETVLQERSQKTSAGSEEFCTLHNETLKIFCLEDKELLCVVCQTSQRHKNHECCPIEEAAEDRKKELKSALKTLQEKLETFKNFKSSFDEMAEHIENQTQHTERQIKEEFEKLHQFLRVEEAARITALKEEKEQKSQMMKEKIEEMSREISSLSDIIRAIEDELKAEDILFLQHFDISLKRAQCTLQDPQMISGTLINVAKHLGNLKFRVWEKMQNIVQYTPVILDQNTANPRLFLSEDLTSADNKVHTVVPKLPDNPERIHRCCAVLGSEGFNSGTHCWDVEVGDHLLWFLGVMPESVQRKEGAVKEIWAIGFRKNKYGARSPKQQVTVLKVNKTIQRVRVELNWDRGKLSFYDSLNNTHIHTFTHTFTERVFPFFCTSSAQCPLTVLPVKSYVTITSV, encoded by the exons ATGGCCTCAAAAGGTAAAACAGAAGAGGATttaacctgtcctgtgtgctgtgacatctacacacaccctgttattttatcatgtagtcacagtgtctGTAAGGACTGTCTTCAGCAATTCTGGAAAATCAAAGGATTTCAGGAGTGTCCAGtttgcagaagaaaaaacattataGATCCCCCTGTTAACCTGGCTTTAAAGAATCTGTGTGAGACTGTCctacaggagagaagtcagaaaACTTCagcagggtctgaggagttctgcacTCTACACAATGAAACATTGAAgatcttctgtctggaggataaagagcttttgtgtgtggtgtgtcagacttcacaaagacataaaaatcATGAGTGCTGTCCTATCGAAGAAGCTGCAGAGGACAGgaag AAGGAACTCAAGTCTGCACTGAAGACTTTACAGGAGAAGCTGGAGACGTTTAAGAACTTTAAATCAAGCTTTGATGAAATGGCAGAGCACATCGAG aatcaaacacagcacacagagagacagattaaggaggagtttgagaagCTTCATCAATTCCTACGAGTTGAAGAGGCGGCCAGGATAACTGCATTGAAGGAGGAaaaggagcagaagagtcagatgatgaaggagaagattgaggagatgagtagagagatatCATCTCTTTCAGACATTATCAGAGCCATAGAAGATGAGTTAAAAGCTGAAGATATCCTGTTCTTACAG caCTTTGACATCTCATTGAAAAG agcccagtgcacactgcaggatccacagatGATTTCAGGaacactgatcaatgtggcaaagcacctgggcaacctgaagttcagagtctgggagaagatgcagaacattgttcaataca ctcctgtcattctgGACCAAAACACTGCAAACCCACGTCTCTTCCTGTcggaggatctgaccagt GCTGATAATAAAGTACACACAGTTGTCCCAAAGCTTCCCGATAATCCAGAGAGAATTCATAGATGCTGTGCTgttctgggctctgagggctttaactcagggacacactgctgggatgttgaggTTGGGGACCATTTACTGTGGTTCCTGGGAGTGATGCCAGAATCTGTCCAGAGAAAAGAGGGCGCTGTAAAGGAAATCTGGGCAATAGGATTTCGTAAAAATAAATATGGAGCACGCTCTCCTAAACAACAAGTCACTGTTCTCAAGGTCAATAAGACAATCCAGAGAGTCAGAGTGGAACTcaactgggacagaggaaaactgtcTTTCTATGACTCCctaaataatacacacatacacactttcacacacactttcactgagAGAGTCTTTCCATTCTTCTGTACTTCGAGTGCACAGTGCCCTTTGACTGTCTTACCGGTAAAGTCTTATGTAACAATCACTTCTGTCTGA
- the LOC115821652 gene encoding tripartite motif-containing protein 35-like — MASKRLFSELDFSCPVCCDIFRDPVVLSCSHSFCKACMERFWKTKRSRECPVCRRLNIIDPPVNLALRNLCETFLQERSQRTSAGSEEFCSLHNEELTLFCLEDKQLVCWVCQMSHKHKNHYFHPVEEAAKEQKKELKTELKSLQAKLRIFQKLKLTCDRTAERIKVQALNTERQIRKEFEMLHQFLRDEEAVGITALREEEEQKTQMMKEEIKEMSVKMLSLSDTIRAIEDQLKAEDILFLQVCPVILDPNTADPRLILSDDLTSVRYSEERQQLPDNPERFDCYYDKHDAVSPEEPWTPLRVSKKLQRIRVELDWDKAPVILDPNTASPQLVLSEDLTSKLANGTYTYALNLTQRSEDYAWLSYGLIIAYEGNSNKTIVEDYGYNFITLKDCHSNVSYEIDGFKVFGNG, encoded by the exons atggcctcTAAACGTCTTTTTTCTGAACTGGATttttcctgtcctgtgtgctgtgatatCTTCAGGGATCCTGTTGTTCTCTCATGTAGTCACAGTTTCTGTAAAGCCTGCATGGAGCggttttggaaaacaaaacgATCTCGAGAGTGTCCAGTTTGCAGAAGACTAAACATTATAGATCCCCCTGTTAACCTGGCTTTGAGGAAtctgtgtgagactttcttacaggagagaagtcagagaacttcagcagggtctgaggagttctgcagtctcCACAATGAGGAACTCacactcttctgtctggaggataaacagcttgtgtgttgggtgtgtcagatgtcacacaaacacaaaaatcattattttcacCCAGTAGAAGAAGCTGCAAAGGAGCAAAAG AAAGAACTCAAGACTGAACTGAAGTCTTTACAGGCGAAACTTAGGATCTTTCAAAAATTGAAACTGACTTGTGATAGAACGGCAGAGAGAATTAAG GTCCAGGCcctgaacacagaaagacaaataaGGAAAGAATTTGAGATGCTTCACCAGTTTttacgagatgaagaggcagtcgggataactgcactgagagaggaagaggagcagaagactcagatgatgaaggaggaAATTAAGGAGATGAGTGTAAAAATGttatctctttcagacacaatcagagccatagaagaTCAATTAAAAGCTGAAGACATTCTATTCTTACAGGTAT GTCCTGTCATTCTGGACCCAAACACTGCAGATCCAcgtctcatcctgtctgatgatctgaccagtgtgagatacagtGAAGAGAGACAGCAGCTTCCTGacaatccagagagatttgattg CTACTACGATAAACATGATGCAGTCTCTCCGGAAGAACCATGGACTCCCCTCAGAGTCAGTaagaaactccagaggatcagagtagAACTGGACTGGGATAAAG ctcctgtgattctggatcCCAACACTGCAAGTCCACAACTcgtcctgtctgaggatctgaccagt AAACTTGCAAATGGCACCTACACATATGCTTTGAACCTGACTCAACGCAGCGAAGATTACGCCTGGCTGAGCTAT GGCCTCATAATAGCATATGAGGGGAATTCGAATAAGACAATTGTGGAGGATTATGGGTACAACTTCATAACACTCAAAGACTGCCACAGCAATGTGTCATACGAGATTGATGGCTTCAAG GTCTTTGGCAATGGTTAA